One Brassica napus cultivar Da-Ae chromosome C4, Da-Ae, whole genome shotgun sequence genomic region harbors:
- the LOC106367527 gene encoding psbP-like protein 1, chloroplastic isoform X2, translating to MSSMASLKLSPSSPISIPKSSGIIGRRGVSFLVRAEQSPTSSSDLQDKCQRRRVVVTLGVVAPWISLLSKAPASFAAESKKGFMTVSDNKDAYAFVYPFGWQEVVIEGQDKVYKDVIEPLESVSVNLIPTSKQTIKDFGPPKEIAETLVKKVLAPPNQKTTLIDAAEQEVDGKTYYQFEFTAQARNYTRHALGVITVFNGKFYTLTTGANERRWEKMKDRLHTVVDSFKITV from the exons ATGTCGTCAATGGCTTCTCTGAAGCTTTCACCTTCGTCACCAATCTCTATCCCTAAG AGCAGCGGAATTATCGGTAGGAGAGGAGTTTCATTTCTTGTTCGGGCTGAGCAATCTCCGACTTCCTCTTCTGATCTTCAGG ATAAATGTCAGAGGAGACGTGTGGTGGTAACGTTAGGTGTTGTTGCTCCTTGGATCTCATTGCTTAGTAAAGCTCCAGCATCAT TTGCTGCAGAGAGCAAGAAAGGATTCATGACTGTCTCCGACAATAAGGATGCATATGCGTTTGTATATCCCTTTGGGTGGCAG GAAGTTGTGATTGAGGGTCAAGACAAGGTATACAAAGATGTAATTGAGCCTTTAGAAAGCGTTAGTGTCAATCTGATCCCTACTAGCAAACAAACTATCAAAGATTTCGGCCCACCGAAGGAG ATTGCTGAGACACTGGTAAAGAAAGTTTTGGCACCTCCAAATCAGAAGACTACACTTATTGATGCAGCAGAG CAAGAAGTTGATGGGAAGACTTATTATCAGTTTGAGTTCACTGCTCAGGCTAGAAACTACACTCGCCATGCGTTGGGTGTAATCACAGTTTTCAATG GAAAATTCTACACATTGACGACTGGGGCTAATGAGAGGAGGTGGGAGAAGATGAAAGATAGGCTTCATACTGTGGTAGATTCCTTCAAGATCACTGTTTGA
- the LOC106367527 gene encoding psbP-like protein 1, chloroplastic isoform X1, with protein sequence MSSMASLKLSPSSPISIPKCLLLQSSGIIGRRGVSFLVRAEQSPTSSSDLQDKCQRRRVVVTLGVVAPWISLLSKAPASFAAESKKGFMTVSDNKDAYAFVYPFGWQEVVIEGQDKVYKDVIEPLESVSVNLIPTSKQTIKDFGPPKEIAETLVKKVLAPPNQKTTLIDAAEQEVDGKTYYQFEFTAQARNYTRHALGVITVFNGKFYTLTTGANERRWEKMKDRLHTVVDSFKITV encoded by the exons ATGTCGTCAATGGCTTCTCTGAAGCTTTCACCTTCGTCACCAATCTCTATCCCTAAG TGTCTGTTATTACAGAGCAGCGGAATTATCGGTAGGAGAGGAGTTTCATTTCTTGTTCGGGCTGAGCAATCTCCGACTTCCTCTTCTGATCTTCAGG ATAAATGTCAGAGGAGACGTGTGGTGGTAACGTTAGGTGTTGTTGCTCCTTGGATCTCATTGCTTAGTAAAGCTCCAGCATCAT TTGCTGCAGAGAGCAAGAAAGGATTCATGACTGTCTCCGACAATAAGGATGCATATGCGTTTGTATATCCCTTTGGGTGGCAG GAAGTTGTGATTGAGGGTCAAGACAAGGTATACAAAGATGTAATTGAGCCTTTAGAAAGCGTTAGTGTCAATCTGATCCCTACTAGCAAACAAACTATCAAAGATTTCGGCCCACCGAAGGAG ATTGCTGAGACACTGGTAAAGAAAGTTTTGGCACCTCCAAATCAGAAGACTACACTTATTGATGCAGCAGAG CAAGAAGTTGATGGGAAGACTTATTATCAGTTTGAGTTCACTGCTCAGGCTAGAAACTACACTCGCCATGCGTTGGGTGTAATCACAGTTTTCAATG GAAAATTCTACACATTGACGACTGGGGCTAATGAGAGGAGGTGGGAGAAGATGAAAGATAGGCTTCATACTGTGGTAGATTCCTTCAAGATCACTGTTTGA
- the LOC106363356 gene encoding phragmoplastin interacting protein 1-like, giving the protein MVVPSNKKLKKNIRRRRTYSGFVPEIVEGYNRVCIGNLAWDTTERDIHELFSGCVINSVLLGKNKETGEFKGCAHVYFNDILSVAMSALKLDQIFCNSTNRTPGKIKRRTCYVCREKGHLATACGKKLKDSHDQANAKVDQETVNTSTAMLSYDLQKNNGGSYCMNETYTATNEAHSGRLASEVSFGETKRRTCYECREKGHLAKACLKKLQNTGHTNAKVDHQTVEARPIQETNYNFQKISGDTDNNGGSYMDETYVADPVSVVATNGTSDGSSVSAVSWHW; this is encoded by the coding sequence ATGGTGGTGCCATCaaacaagaagctgaagaagaatATTCGCAGAAGGAGAACATATTCTGGCTTCGTTCCAGAAATAGTGGAGGGTTATAACAGGGTATGCATTGGGAACTTAGCATGGGACACAACAGAGCGTGACATACATGAACTCTTCTCTGGCTGCGTAATAAACTCGGTGCTGTTAggcaaaaacaaagaaacaggGGAATTCAAAGGGTGCGCGCATGTGTATTTCAATGATATTCTGTCTGTGGCCATGTCGGCGCTTAAGCTGGATCAGATTTTCTGTAATAGTACTAATCGTACACCTGGTAAGATCAAAAGGAGGACTTGTTACGTGTGTAGAGAAAAGGGTCATCTTGCCACAGCTTGTGGCAAGAAGCTTAAAGATTCTCATGATCAGGCAAACGCTAAGGTGGATCAAGAGACTGTTAACACAAGTACTGCTATGCTAAGCTATGACCTTCAAAAGAACAATGGTGGTTCTTATTGCATGAATGAGACATACACTGCTACAAATGAAGCTCATAGTGGAAGATTAGCTTCTGAGGTTAGCTTTGGTGAGACCAAAAGGAGGACCTGTTACGAGTGTAGAGAAAAGGGTCATCTTGCCAAGGCCTGTCTCAAGAAGCTTCAAAACACTGGTCACACAAACGCAAAGGTGGATCACCAGACTGTTGAGGCACGACCGATTCAGGAAACAAActataattttcaaaagatatcaGGAGATACTGACAACAATGGCGGTTCTTACATGGACGAGACATATGTTGCTGACCCGGTATCCGTTGTTGCAACAAATGGAACTAGTGACGGAAGCTCAGTGTCTGCAGTTAGTTGGCATTGGTAA